Proteins encoded within one genomic window of Nonomuraea gerenzanensis:
- a CDS encoding ABC transporter ATP-binding protein: MKIIEVRNLRKQYPKHLAVEDVSFEVAESEIFGILGPNGAGKTTTVECVAGLRERDGGLVRVAGLDPRDDREELRRVLGMQLQSSALPDKIKVWEAMDLYASFYPDPTGWPELLERVGLSAKRDTLFKDLSGGQRQRLSVALALVGRPRVAVLDELTTGLDPQARRDTWELVEQLRETGVTIVLVTHFMEEAERLCDRVALIDAGKVVATDTPAGFIEQAGGEQRVRFRPSAPFDDTVLLTLPEVREVTRNGDTVVVSGSGNLAPAVTLALAHHQVVPGDLRIEQATLDDAFLALTGRKLS; encoded by the coding sequence ATGAAAATCATCGAGGTCAGGAACCTGCGCAAGCAGTACCCGAAGCACCTGGCGGTCGAGGATGTCTCCTTCGAGGTCGCCGAGAGCGAGATCTTCGGCATCCTCGGCCCCAACGGGGCGGGCAAGACCACCACGGTCGAGTGCGTGGCGGGCCTGCGCGAGCGGGACGGCGGCCTCGTCCGCGTGGCCGGGCTGGACCCCCGCGACGACCGGGAGGAGCTGCGCCGCGTGCTCGGCATGCAGCTGCAGAGCTCCGCCCTGCCGGACAAGATCAAGGTCTGGGAGGCCATGGACCTGTACGCCTCCTTCTACCCCGACCCCACAGGCTGGCCCGAGCTGCTGGAGCGGGTGGGCCTGTCCGCCAAGCGGGACACGCTGTTCAAGGACCTGTCCGGCGGGCAGCGCCAGCGGCTGTCGGTCGCGCTGGCCCTGGTGGGCCGGCCGCGCGTGGCCGTCCTCGACGAGCTGACCACCGGCCTCGACCCCCAGGCCCGCCGTGACACCTGGGAGCTGGTCGAGCAGCTACGCGAGACCGGCGTGACGATCGTGCTCGTCACCCACTTCATGGAGGAGGCCGAGCGGCTCTGCGACAGGGTCGCGCTCATCGACGCGGGCAAGGTCGTCGCCACCGACACGCCCGCCGGGTTCATCGAGCAGGCGGGCGGCGAGCAGCGGGTGCGCTTCCGGCCGTCGGCGCCGTTCGACGACACCGTGCTGCTGACCCTGCCCGAGGTGCGGGAGGTGACCAGGAACGGCGACACCGTCGTGGTGAGCGGCTCGGGGAACCTGGCCCCTGCCGTGACCCTCGCCCTGGCCCACCACCAGGTCGTCCCCGGAGACCTGCGCATCGAGCAGGCCACGCTCGACGACGCGTTCCTCGCGCTCACCGGAAGGAAGCTGTCATGA
- a CDS encoding ABC transporter permease encodes MKLLVLETKLHLRDWPTLLFTIGLPVGLLLVLGFSIPDFTQPQEGGQRIVDTHMPSTMALLSLLTLSCSVLPAVLATYRQQGVLRRMSTTPVHPARVLGAQLVINLGVGTVSTIVLIVAGWLAFGAAPPRQWAWFVLVFLLGTAALLAIGLVIAALAPSAKSAPGIGSMVMFPLMFLGGVWVPREVMPDALRVVSDFSVAGPFAQALKDTWAGQPPQLLHLVVVAAGLAVFGGLAVRWFRWE; translated from the coding sequence ATGAAGCTGCTCGTGCTGGAGACCAAGCTGCACCTGCGGGACTGGCCGACCCTGCTGTTCACGATCGGGCTGCCGGTGGGGCTGCTGCTCGTGCTGGGGTTCAGCATCCCGGACTTCACCCAGCCGCAGGAGGGCGGCCAGCGGATCGTCGACACGCACATGCCGAGCACGATGGCGCTGCTCTCCCTGCTGACGCTCTCGTGCAGCGTGCTGCCCGCGGTGCTGGCCACGTACCGGCAGCAAGGGGTGCTGCGGCGGATGTCCACCACGCCCGTGCACCCCGCGCGGGTGCTGGGCGCGCAGCTCGTGATCAACCTCGGGGTCGGAACCGTGTCCACGATCGTCCTGATCGTCGCCGGCTGGCTGGCGTTCGGCGCCGCGCCGCCGCGGCAGTGGGCGTGGTTCGTCCTGGTCTTCCTGCTCGGCACCGCGGCGCTGCTGGCCATCGGGCTGGTGATCGCCGCGCTGGCGCCGAGCGCCAAGTCGGCTCCCGGGATCGGGTCGATGGTGATGTTCCCGCTGATGTTCCTGGGCGGGGTGTGGGTGCCGCGCGAGGTCATGCCGGACGCGCTGCGCGTCGTCAGCGACTTCTCCGTGGCCGGGCCCTTCGCCCAGGCGCTCAAGGACACCTGGGCGGGGCAGCCCCCGCAGCTCCTGCACCTGGTCGTGGTGGCCGCGGGGCTGGCCGTCTTCGGCGGGCTGGCCGTCCGATGGTTTCGATGGGAGTAG
- a CDS encoding SMP-30/gluconolactonase/LRE family protein, with product MTDTIPTEFEVLDERFAAIGGDDQVEILHTGTRWAEGPVYFPAGRFLAWSDIPNERMLRWDEMTGAVGPFRQPSGYTNGNTLDREGRLISCEQGNRRVTRTEHDGSITVIADRWQGRRLNSPNDVVVRSDGSIWFTDPPYGILSNYEGVAAEQEIDGCHVYRADPVTGEVRIVADDFTRPNGLAFSLDERRLYVADTRERHLRVFEVGDDGTLGGGKLFAEGGDRDSYDGMRLDDTGRVWVAAGKAVLCYDPDGTLIGRLKLPESVANLVFGGLKRNRLFVTASSSLYSLMTNVTGARPVWAGR from the coding sequence ATGACGGACACGATCCCCACAGAGTTCGAGGTGCTGGACGAGCGGTTCGCCGCGATCGGCGGCGACGACCAGGTCGAGATCCTGCACACCGGCACCCGGTGGGCGGAGGGCCCGGTGTACTTCCCGGCCGGCCGCTTCCTGGCCTGGAGCGACATCCCCAACGAGCGGATGTTGCGCTGGGACGAGATGACCGGCGCGGTGGGCCCGTTCAGGCAGCCGTCCGGCTACACCAACGGCAACACGCTCGACCGCGAGGGCCGGCTGATCTCCTGCGAGCAGGGCAACCGCCGGGTCACCCGCACCGAGCACGACGGCTCGATCACGGTGATCGCGGACCGGTGGCAGGGCAGGCGCCTCAACAGCCCCAACGACGTGGTGGTGCGCTCCGACGGCTCCATCTGGTTCACCGACCCGCCGTACGGGATCCTCAGCAACTACGAGGGCGTGGCCGCCGAGCAGGAGATCGACGGCTGCCACGTCTACCGGGCCGACCCGGTGACGGGCGAGGTGCGGATCGTGGCCGACGACTTCACCCGGCCCAACGGCCTGGCCTTCTCCCTGGACGAGCGGCGGCTGTACGTCGCCGACACCAGGGAGCGGCACCTGCGGGTCTTCGAGGTGGGCGACGACGGCACGCTGGGCGGCGGCAAGCTCTTCGCCGAGGGCGGGGATCGGGACAGCTACGACGGCATGCGGCTCGACGACACGGGCCGGGTGTGGGTCGCGGCCGGCAAGGCGGTGCTCTGCTACGACCCCGACGGCACGCTGATCGGCCGGCTGAAGCTGCCGGAGTCCGTGGCCAACCTGGTGTTCGGCGGGCTCAAGCGCAACCGCCTGTTCGTCACGGCCTCCTCCTCGCTGTACTCGCTGATGACCAACGTCACAGGCGCGCGCCCGGTGTGGGCCGGGCGCTGA
- the soxR gene encoding redox-sensitive transcriptional activator SoxR — protein MTKVAWNTKELTVGQLAERSGVAVSALHFYEAKGLISSRRTAGNQRRYSRDSLRRVAFIRLAQRIGIPLKVIKDALAELPDERTPTRDDWARLSAAWRGELDDRIEQLQRLRDDLTECIGCGCLSLDRCPVANPYDRLGDEGPGARRIDTRLCPPQTACCVPTPS, from the coding sequence ATGACGAAGGTCGCCTGGAACACCAAGGAGCTGACCGTGGGCCAGCTCGCCGAGCGCAGCGGCGTGGCGGTCTCCGCCCTGCACTTCTACGAGGCCAAGGGTCTCATCAGCAGCCGGCGCACCGCGGGCAACCAGCGCCGCTACTCCCGCGACAGCCTGCGCAGGGTCGCCTTCATCCGGCTCGCGCAGCGCATCGGCATCCCGCTGAAGGTCATCAAGGACGCGCTGGCGGAGCTGCCCGACGAGCGCACCCCCACGCGCGACGACTGGGCCCGGCTGTCGGCCGCCTGGCGCGGCGAGCTCGACGACCGCATCGAGCAGCTCCAGCGGCTGCGCGACGACCTCACCGAGTGCATCGGCTGCGGCTGCCTGTCACTGGACCGGTGCCCGGTCGCCAACCCCTACGACCGGCTCGGCGACGAGGGGCCGGGCGCGCGCCGCATCGACACCCGGCTCTGCCCCCCGCAGACCGCCTGCTGTGTCCCTACGCCTTCCTAG
- a CDS encoding universal stress protein produces MTILVAYDGSADARAAIEFAAKHLSAEPTVIVTVWEPLLVQLKKYPLAAGAIDPGTEDEAKAQAEQHAREGAELAVAAGLSDVSYRAVADNESIWKTIVDVADELDASVIVTGSRGLAGVRSVLLGSVSNHVLHHAHRPTLIVPPARKA; encoded by the coding sequence ATGACCATCCTCGTCGCCTACGACGGCTCGGCCGACGCGCGGGCCGCGATCGAGTTCGCCGCCAAGCACCTCTCGGCGGAGCCCACGGTGATCGTCACGGTGTGGGAGCCACTGTTGGTGCAGCTCAAGAAGTATCCGCTGGCGGCGGGCGCGATCGACCCGGGCACGGAGGACGAGGCGAAGGCGCAGGCGGAGCAGCACGCCAGGGAGGGCGCCGAGCTGGCGGTCGCGGCGGGGCTGAGCGACGTGAGCTACCGGGCGGTGGCCGACAACGAGTCGATCTGGAAGACGATCGTGGACGTGGCCGACGAGCTCGACGCCTCGGTGATCGTCACGGGCTCGCGCGGCCTGGCGGGGGTGCGGTCGGTGCTGCTGGGCAGCGTCTCCAACCACGTGCTGCACCACGCCCACCGGCCGACCCTGATCGTCCCTCCCGCTAGGAAGGCGTAG
- the dnaB gene encoding replicative DNA helicase, giving the protein MSIEEEAGGGPGFERTPPSNIEAEQSVLGGMLLSKDAIADVVEILRSDDFYRPAHQMVYDVITDLYGRGEPADAVTVFDELQKRGEMARVGGAAYLHTLTAVVPTAANAGYYAKIVREQAILRRLIEAGTRIVSFGYGGQNEEVDDLVDRAQAEIYQVTERRTSEDYAPLADIMPGALDELEAIGSRGGQMVGVPTGFADLDQLTNGLHPGQMIVVAARPAIGKSTLGLDFARSAAIKHGMTTVIFSLEMSRNEITMRLLSAEARVALHHMRSGMMGDDDWTRLARRMSEVAEAPLFIDDSPNMSMMEIRAKCRRLKQRNDLRFVVIDYLQLMSSPKKTESRQNEVSEISRAIKLLAKELEVPVIAISQLNRGPEQRTDKRPQVSDLRESGSIEQDADMVILLHREDAYEPESPRAGEADLIVAKHRNGPTATVTVAFQGHYSRFVDMAQH; this is encoded by the coding sequence GTGAGCATTGAGGAAGAGGCCGGCGGAGGCCCGGGTTTCGAGCGCACACCTCCCAGCAACATCGAGGCGGAGCAGTCGGTCCTCGGCGGCATGCTGCTGTCCAAGGACGCCATCGCCGACGTCGTGGAGATCCTGCGCTCCGACGACTTCTACCGCCCGGCCCACCAGATGGTCTACGACGTCATCACCGACCTGTACGGCCGGGGCGAGCCCGCCGACGCGGTCACGGTCTTCGACGAGCTGCAGAAGCGCGGCGAGATGGCCAGAGTGGGCGGCGCCGCCTACCTCCACACGCTGACGGCCGTCGTCCCCACCGCGGCCAACGCCGGCTACTACGCCAAGATCGTCCGAGAGCAGGCCATCCTGCGCCGCCTCATCGAGGCCGGCACCCGCATCGTCTCCTTCGGCTACGGCGGCCAGAACGAAGAGGTCGACGACCTCGTCGACCGCGCCCAGGCCGAGATCTACCAGGTCACCGAGCGCCGCACCTCCGAAGACTACGCGCCGCTGGCCGACATCATGCCGGGCGCCCTCGACGAGCTGGAGGCGATCGGCAGCCGCGGCGGCCAGATGGTCGGCGTCCCCACCGGCTTCGCCGACCTCGACCAGCTCACCAACGGCCTGCACCCGGGCCAGATGATCGTCGTGGCGGCACGCCCCGCCATCGGCAAGTCGACCTTGGGGCTGGATTTCGCCCGATCTGCGGCGATCAAGCATGGAATGACCACGGTCATCTTCTCCCTGGAGATGTCCCGCAACGAGATCACCATGCGCCTGCTGTCCGCCGAGGCCCGCGTGGCGCTGCACCACATGCGCTCCGGCATGATGGGCGACGACGACTGGACCCGCCTGGCCCGCCGGATGAGCGAGGTAGCCGAGGCGCCGCTGTTCATCGACGACTCGCCCAACATGTCGATGATGGAGATCAGGGCCAAGTGCCGGCGGCTCAAGCAGCGCAACGACCTGCGGTTCGTGGTCATCGACTACCTCCAGCTGATGAGCTCGCCGAAGAAGACCGAGAGCCGCCAGAACGAGGTCTCGGAGATCTCCCGTGCCATCAAGCTGCTGGCCAAGGAGCTGGAGGTGCCGGTCATCGCGATCTCGCAGCTCAACCGTGGCCCCGAGCAGCGCACCGACAAGCGCCCCCAGGTCAGCGACCTTCGCGAGTCCGGCTCGATCGAGCAGGACGCCGACATGGTCATCCTCCTGCACCGCGAGGACGCCTACGAGCCCGAGTCGCCCAGGGCGGGCGAGGCCGACCTGATCGTGGCCAAGCACCGTAACGGCCCCACCGCGACCGTGACGGTGGCCTTCCAGGGTCACTACAGCCGGTTCGTCGACATGGCCCAGCACTGA
- a CDS encoding MATE family efflux transporter — MPITSRDREILRLAVPAFGALVAEPLFLLADYAIVGHGLGTTAVGALGVAGTVLTTLVNLCVFLAYGTTASVARRSGAGDHVQAMRSGVDGIWLALALGVAVILVCWPLAPMIVDWFGTVGPQAAQAVTYLRISLIGAPGMLVVLAGTGVLRGLQDTVTPLVVAVGSFALNAVLNAWFVLGLDWGIAGSAWGTVLAQTLGAAVYLVVVARGARRLGAPLTPSAAGVRQAGTVGFALFIRTLSMRVVILVATVIATRMGEAELAAYALATQVWTLLALALDAIAIAGQAITGRSLGAGDVEATTAATKRMVWWGIWSGVVLGLLVLAARPLLPALFDADPQVAGLLLGLLWPVALLQPLCGVVFVLDGVLIGAGDQRYLAWASVWSTLAYLPAALLASGLGVVALWCALGVWIAARLVTLVRRANGTAWLVTGT, encoded by the coding sequence ATGCCCATTACATCCAGAGACCGGGAGATTCTCCGGCTGGCCGTGCCCGCGTTCGGGGCGCTCGTGGCCGAGCCGCTCTTCCTGCTGGCGGACTACGCCATCGTGGGCCACGGCCTGGGCACCACGGCGGTGGGCGCTCTGGGGGTGGCGGGCACGGTCCTGACGACGCTGGTGAACCTGTGCGTCTTCCTCGCCTACGGGACGACCGCGTCCGTGGCGCGCCGGTCAGGGGCGGGCGACCACGTGCAGGCCATGCGCAGCGGGGTGGACGGCATCTGGCTGGCGCTGGCGCTCGGCGTGGCCGTGATCCTGGTGTGCTGGCCGCTGGCGCCGATGATCGTGGACTGGTTCGGCACGGTGGGGCCGCAGGCGGCGCAGGCGGTGACGTACCTGCGGATCAGCCTGATCGGCGCGCCCGGCATGCTGGTCGTGCTGGCGGGCACCGGCGTGCTGCGCGGGCTGCAGGACACGGTGACGCCGCTGGTGGTGGCCGTGGGCTCGTTCGCGCTGAACGCCGTGCTGAACGCCTGGTTCGTGCTGGGGCTGGATTGGGGCATCGCCGGGTCCGCGTGGGGGACGGTGCTGGCGCAGACGCTGGGCGCCGCCGTCTACCTCGTGGTGGTGGCACGGGGCGCGAGGCGGCTGGGGGCGCCGCTGACGCCCTCCGCGGCCGGGGTCAGGCAGGCGGGCACAGTGGGATTCGCCCTGTTCATCAGGACGCTGAGCATGCGCGTCGTGATCCTGGTCGCCACGGTCATCGCCACCAGGATGGGCGAGGCGGAGCTGGCCGCGTACGCGCTGGCCACCCAGGTGTGGACGCTGCTCGCCCTGGCCCTGGACGCCATCGCGATCGCCGGGCAGGCCATCACCGGGCGCTCGCTCGGCGCCGGCGACGTCGAGGCCACCACGGCCGCCACGAAGCGGATGGTGTGGTGGGGCATCTGGTCGGGGGTGGTGCTCGGGCTGCTCGTCCTGGCGGCCAGGCCGCTGCTGCCGGCGCTCTTCGACGCCGATCCCCAGGTCGCCGGGCTGCTGCTGGGCCTGCTGTGGCCGGTGGCGCTGCTCCAGCCGCTCTGCGGGGTGGTGTTCGTGCTGGACGGCGTGCTCATCGGCGCCGGCGACCAGCGCTACCTGGCCTGGGCCAGCGTGTGGTCGACGCTCGCCTACCTGCCTGCCGCCCTGCTCGCCTCCGGGCTGGGCGTGGTGGCGCTCTGGTGCGCGCTGGGGGTGTGGATCGCGGCCCGTCTGGTCACGCTGGTACGCCGCGCCAACGGAACCGCCTGGCTGGTAACCGGCACGTAA
- a CDS encoding APC family permease — MSTILRRLPPSEATGLRTGARHSLAEVYRPADLVVLGLGVMIGAGIFSIAGEQAATTAGPGVILSFMIAGIACLLACLCYAELSSTMPTSGSAYTFTYVIFGEVWAWIIGWALILELQFAAAVVARAWAAITVGAVEHFGVRVPAEDLVQDVLVFVILVLLTGIVALGARVGLRALWIMVSAKLLAIGAVIVVGLTHIDVANFGDFYVPPKTLDAAPATVLEIFVGESQAFGWFGVFAAASAIAFAYIGFDIVATSAEETANAPRAVPKGMIRSLVVATVLYLAVALVMVGMVSYTKISVEAPLASAFRAVGVDWMVHVIDAGAVLGLTTVILVLIVGQTRVLFSMARDGLIPRGLATVSRRYHTPTRVTLVIGLVAIVLAEFVPVLTMQQLVVIGTLFAFAFVAAGVIVMRRRMPHLERGFRVPLSPLLPALSLVATLWLMVNLRVLTWAWFALWMAFGLLVYLGYGRRHSLLARPSAPARQPHGRHRR; from the coding sequence TTGTCCACGATTCTGCGACGACTGCCGCCTTCAGAGGCGACCGGGCTGCGTACCGGCGCCCGGCACAGCCTGGCCGAGGTCTACCGCCCGGCCGACCTAGTGGTGCTCGGGCTCGGCGTGATGATCGGCGCGGGCATCTTCAGCATCGCCGGGGAGCAGGCGGCCACCACGGCCGGCCCCGGAGTGATCCTGTCCTTCATGATCGCGGGCATCGCGTGCCTGCTGGCCTGCCTGTGCTACGCCGAGCTGTCCTCCACGATGCCGACCTCCGGCAGCGCGTACACCTTCACCTACGTCATCTTCGGCGAGGTCTGGGCGTGGATCATCGGCTGGGCGCTGATCCTGGAGCTGCAGTTCGCCGCCGCGGTGGTGGCCAGGGCGTGGGCCGCGATCACGGTCGGCGCCGTCGAGCACTTCGGCGTCCGCGTGCCCGCCGAGGACCTGGTCCAGGACGTGCTCGTGTTCGTCATCCTGGTGCTGCTCACGGGCATCGTGGCGCTGGGCGCGCGGGTCGGGCTGCGCGCGCTGTGGATCATGGTGTCGGCCAAGCTGCTGGCCATCGGCGCGGTCATCGTCGTCGGCCTGACGCACATCGACGTGGCCAACTTCGGCGACTTCTACGTGCCGCCGAAGACGCTGGACGCCGCGCCGGCGACCGTGCTGGAGATCTTCGTCGGCGAGAGCCAGGCGTTCGGCTGGTTCGGCGTCTTCGCGGCGGCCTCGGCGATCGCCTTCGCCTACATCGGGTTCGACATCGTGGCCACCTCGGCCGAGGAGACCGCGAACGCGCCCAGGGCCGTGCCCAAGGGCATGATCCGCAGCCTGGTGGTCGCCACCGTCCTCTACCTCGCGGTGGCGCTGGTCATGGTGGGCATGGTGTCGTACACGAAGATCTCCGTGGAGGCGCCGCTGGCCAGCGCCTTCCGCGCGGTCGGCGTGGACTGGATGGTGCACGTCATCGACGCGGGCGCGGTGCTCGGGCTGACCACGGTGATCCTGGTGCTGATCGTGGGGCAGACGCGGGTGCTGTTCTCGATGGCCCGCGACGGGCTCATCCCCCGCGGGCTGGCCACGGTGAGCCGCCGCTACCACACGCCCACGCGGGTCACGCTGGTGATCGGGCTGGTGGCGATCGTGCTGGCCGAGTTCGTGCCGGTGCTGACGATGCAGCAGCTGGTGGTGATCGGCACGCTGTTCGCCTTCGCGTTCGTGGCGGCCGGGGTGATCGTGATGCGGCGCCGCATGCCGCACCTGGAGCGGGGCTTCCGGGTGCCGCTCTCGCCGCTGCTGCCCGCGCTGTCGCTGGTGGCCACGCTCTGGCTGATGGTCAACCTGCGGGTGCTGACCTGGGCCTGGTTCGCCCTGTGGATGGCCTTCGGGCTGCTGGTCTACCTCGGGTACGGCCGCCGCCACAGCCTCCTGGCCCGCCCGAGCGCCCCCGCCAGGCAGCCCCACGGCCGCCACCGGCGCTAG
- a CDS encoding amino acid ABC transporter ATP-binding protein — translation MSVLTIEGVWKNFHGHSVLRGIDLEVQPHEVVSLIGASGSGKSTLLRCVNLLETVDDGAIHLDGEDITDPRVNVDRVRRRLGIVFQAFNLFPHMTVLDNITLAPRQVHGVARARAEEQAHDLLGRFGLADKAKAYPDQLSGGQQQRVAIIRALATQPRLMLLDEVTSALDPQLVVEVLGIIRELKESGMTMILTTHEMGFCRDISDTVCFLDGGVLLEKGPPEQIFTAPEHPRTQEFLRSVLESGRF, via the coding sequence ATGAGCGTGCTGACCATCGAGGGCGTGTGGAAGAACTTCCACGGCCACAGCGTGTTGCGCGGCATCGACCTGGAGGTCCAGCCGCACGAGGTGGTGAGCCTCATCGGCGCCTCCGGCTCGGGCAAGTCCACGCTGCTGCGCTGCGTCAACCTGCTGGAGACGGTGGACGACGGCGCCATCCACCTCGACGGCGAGGACATCACCGACCCCCGGGTGAACGTCGACCGGGTACGCAGGCGGCTCGGCATCGTCTTTCAGGCCTTCAACCTGTTCCCGCACATGACCGTGCTGGACAACATCACCCTGGCCCCCAGGCAGGTGCACGGGGTGGCCAGGGCGCGGGCGGAGGAGCAGGCCCACGACCTGCTGGGCAGGTTCGGCCTGGCGGACAAGGCCAAGGCGTACCCGGACCAGCTCTCCGGCGGGCAGCAGCAGCGGGTGGCGATCATCCGCGCGCTGGCCACTCAGCCCAGGCTGATGCTGCTCGACGAGGTGACCTCGGCGCTCGACCCGCAGCTGGTGGTGGAGGTGCTGGGGATCATCAGGGAGCTCAAGGAGTCGGGCATGACGATGATCCTGACCACGCACGAGATGGGATTCTGCCGCGACATCTCGGACACCGTGTGCTTCCTCGACGGCGGCGTGCTGCTGGAGAAGGGCCCGCCGGAGCAGATCTTCACCGCGCCCGAGCACCCGCGCACCCAGGAGTTCCTGCGCAGCGTGCTGGAGTCGGGGCGGTTCTAG
- a CDS encoding amino acid ABC transporter permease: protein MSEWVKSERQVERERVRRSRARRSASIATASTIVFIVLVVWGITSSPGWPRVRETFFDGEQFVAALPDVLDGFLLNIRIFLISEVLILVIGLLVALARGIKSPAFFPIRALATLYTDVFRGVPTILVIYLIGFGLPALKLQGIPTDKATLGIIALTLSYGAYVAEVFRSGIESVHSSQVAAARSLGLSHMKTMRFVVVPQATRRVVPPLLNDFVSLQKDTALVATIGPLEALRQAQMHTFNTFDYTPYLAAALIFILLTIPMARLTDHLAARTRRRRGA, encoded by the coding sequence ATGAGTGAATGGGTCAAGTCGGAGCGGCAGGTCGAGCGGGAGCGGGTCCGCAGGTCGCGGGCCCGCCGCTCGGCTTCGATCGCGACCGCCTCGACGATCGTCTTCATCGTGCTGGTGGTCTGGGGGATCACCAGCTCGCCGGGCTGGCCGCGGGTGCGGGAGACGTTCTTCGACGGTGAGCAGTTCGTCGCGGCGCTGCCGGACGTGCTGGACGGGTTCCTGCTCAACATCAGGATCTTCCTGATCTCCGAGGTGCTGATCCTCGTCATCGGCCTGCTGGTCGCGCTGGCCAGGGGGATCAAGAGCCCGGCGTTCTTCCCCATCAGAGCCCTGGCCACGCTCTACACCGACGTCTTCCGCGGGGTGCCGACGATCCTGGTGATCTACCTGATCGGGTTCGGGCTGCCGGCGTTGAAGCTGCAGGGGATCCCGACCGACAAGGCGACGCTGGGCATCATCGCGCTGACGCTCTCGTACGGCGCGTACGTGGCTGAGGTGTTCCGCTCCGGCATCGAGTCGGTGCATTCCAGCCAGGTGGCGGCGGCCCGCTCGCTGGGTCTGAGCCACATGAAGACCATGCGGTTCGTGGTGGTGCCGCAGGCCACGCGCAGGGTCGTGCCGCCGCTGCTGAACGACTTCGTCTCGCTGCAGAAGGACACGGCGCTCGTCGCGACGATCGGGCCGCTGGAGGCGCTGCGGCAGGCGCAGATGCACACCTTCAACACCTTCGACTACACCCCTTACCTGGCCGCCGCGCTGATCTTCATCCTGCTCACGATCCCCATGGCCAGGCTCACCGACCACCTGGCGGCCCGTACGCGCAGGAGGCGCGGAGCATGA
- a CDS encoding ABC transporter substrate-binding protein encodes MAVAVVGCAPVDETATTAAPTTSTACTKEQLSLLTPGKLTIATDKPAFEPWFKDDDPSNGQGFESAVAFAVAGELGFDRSEVQWSTVKFDAAFAPGDKQFDFDINQVSITPERAEAVDFSKGYYTVKQAVVVSEKGKFAAAKSLAELTDAKIGVQVGTTSFNAVRDVIKPAEDPDVFNDQIDVVTALKNDQVDAVVVDLPTAFYVTAAQVENSKILGQFSSTGGTPEEFGLVMEKGSALKPCVDKAVDALKTKGELAKIEQQWLGSAAGAPELR; translated from the coding sequence GTGGCCGTCGCCGTCGTCGGTTGTGCGCCTGTGGACGAGACGGCCACCACGGCCGCCCCCACGACGTCCACCGCCTGCACCAAGGAGCAGCTCTCGCTGCTGACCCCGGGCAAGCTCACGATCGCGACCGACAAGCCCGCCTTCGAGCCGTGGTTCAAGGACGACGACCCGAGCAACGGGCAGGGTTTCGAGAGCGCGGTGGCCTTCGCCGTCGCGGGGGAGCTGGGCTTCGACCGCAGTGAGGTGCAGTGGAGCACCGTGAAGTTCGACGCCGCGTTCGCGCCGGGTGACAAGCAGTTCGACTTCGACATCAACCAGGTCTCGATCACGCCCGAGCGGGCGGAGGCGGTCGACTTCAGCAAGGGGTACTACACGGTCAAGCAGGCCGTCGTGGTCTCCGAGAAGGGCAAGTTCGCGGCGGCCAAGAGCCTGGCGGAGCTGACGGACGCGAAGATCGGCGTGCAGGTGGGCACGACCTCGTTCAACGCGGTCAGGGACGTCATCAAGCCCGCCGAGGACCCCGACGTCTTCAACGACCAGATCGACGTGGTGACCGCGCTGAAGAACGACCAGGTGGACGCGGTGGTCGTGGACCTGCCGACGGCGTTCTACGTGACGGCCGCCCAGGTGGAGAACTCCAAGATCCTGGGCCAGTTCAGCTCGACGGGCGGCACGCCCGAGGAGTTCGGCCTGGTGATGGAGAAGGGCAGCGCGCTCAAGCCGTGCGTGGACAAGGCCGTGGACGCGCTGAAGACGAAGGGTGAGCTGGCCAAGATCGAGCAGCAGTGGCTCGGCTCCGCGGCCGGCGCCCCCGAGCTGCGATGA
- the rplI gene encoding 50S ribosomal protein L9, whose amino-acid sequence MKLILTNEVSGLGTPGDVVEVKDGYGRNYLIPRGYAMRWTRGAEKQIETIRKARDAREIRDLGTAKEVAGQLGALRVRLTTRAGESGRLFGSITTGDIADAVKAAGGPILDRRRIEIVNPIKSVGSHRVTVRLHPEVAAGIDVEVVAG is encoded by the coding sequence ATGAAGCTCATCCTCACCAACGAGGTCTCCGGCCTCGGCACCCCCGGCGACGTCGTCGAGGTCAAGGACGGCTACGGCCGTAACTACCTCATCCCGCGCGGCTACGCCATGCGCTGGACGCGGGGCGCCGAGAAGCAGATCGAGACCATCCGCAAGGCTCGCGACGCTCGCGAGATCCGCGACCTCGGCACCGCCAAGGAGGTCGCCGGCCAGCTCGGCGCGCTGCGCGTCCGGCTGACCACCCGCGCGGGCGAGTCGGGCCGGCTGTTCGGCTCGATCACGACGGGCGACATCGCCGACGCGGTCAAGGCCGCCGGCGGCCCGATCCTCGACCGCCGCCGCATCGAGATCGTCAACCCGATCAAGAGCGTCGGCTCCCACCGCGTCACCGTCCGCCTCCACCCGGAGGTGGCCGCGGGCATCGACGTGGAAGTCGTGGCCGGCTGA